The genomic window AACATGAGGTACAGGTACTTGAGCGTCCGCGACATCCACTCGCCCTCCATCTTGTTGATCCACTGGTCCTTATCCTGGACTGGGGCACCTTCTAGGTCGTATCCGTCTTTTACTGTTACGTCGTTTATGCCCACGAAGCCGTTTGAGACGTGGCATGTTGAGTTGATGCTGACAAACATGTCCCATGCGCGGTCCTGCCACTTGATATCCCCCGTCATGCGGTACGCGTAGTACATGGTCTCGAAGAGGTCTGAATCGAGAGTGTAGGAGCGCTGCGTCGGCCAGAAACCCGTTTCGTTGGCGAATGCCTCAAAGTGAACGGGCGGGAGGGGGTTGCGCCTCGTGCCGGCTGTGAGCTCGGCGTCGATCCATTTGAACGCGCGAGGGGGAAGGCCTGAGGGCATGCTGCTGGCCACAGTCCAGCACGTCTCGGCGATTCTGAGGCCAAAGTCGATGTAGCGCTGCCTCCTGAGGGTGGCACCGCCGAGGATGAACATGGCGCCGGCAGAGCAGCTTGCTATCGTACATGTCAGCTTAATCAGATGGGGGGTGTTACCGGGGAGTTTCATACTTAATTCTGCCCTGGGTATATGCTGTGCATCCTGAAACCCAGCCAAAAAGGTCAAATTCCGATGGTTCATGGGATGCGAAGTGAGATGCTTCATTATATCCTCGACCGACTCGACCCACAGCTCCGCCGTCCGGTTATACCGCCTCGAGTCCATGTTGCGCAGCTTTATCATGCCGTGGTAAAAAGGGGCCGTGTTCTTCGTGTAACCTCCCTGCTTGCTGAAGAACCCCCCCTGCTTGGTGTTGACCATGTCCGGGAACAAGCCCGGGATGACCTTGTCGTGTAGGATGGGCTGCCCGATGAGGGCCTTGAAGCCGTTCACAAAGTTCTTCCAGAGCTTCTTGAGTCCAGACCGGTGGTGGATGCCGTCCAGCTCCACGCCCATGCCGCCGGCTGCTCCTAGGGTTGTCTCTAGACGTCCTGACCTCTGTATCATGGGCGTCAAGAGGACACCCCCGGCGGGGATTCTTGTGTCTGAGCCAAAGGCAACCTTTAAAACATCTGTTAGGAGGACTGCCTGGTCCAAGAGGGCGTTCAGGCTAGACTTTGTTGAGGCATATCCTCGATAGGGGCCGTTGAGGAGGTCGTAAGCTGTGTCAACATGTAAGCGGGATTGTGTCGAGAATCGAGGTTTGAGGGAGACGAACCCGAGACCATTGAGCCAATAAGTCGAATAGTCGCCTCGTAGACGTTGACTTCGTCGGCAACCAGCTTGGTGACGGTAAAGGTGGCGCTGCCAATGAACCACATGATGCGATCCATGATGGTCTCTTCGcccatgatgatggccgtGGTTAACGACTCGATAGCCGTACTACCAAATCCACTCCTATCAAGCAGTATCAGTATCAGTATCAGTATCAGTATCAGTATCAGTATCAGTATCAGTATCAGTATCAGTATCAGTATCAGTATCAGTATCAGCATCATGGGTCGCGCTACTAACAAATCATTCTCAAATGTGCCACTCAACGGGTTCAAGGTATCCTTTGGAAAGGCGTAGGTGTAGTAGCCCCGCCATGAGTGTCGGAAggcctcggcgatggcatcgGTTTTCTCGGAGTCGTCTCTGTACTGCGGctcctcgaggatcttgagcGGGGGTTGGTAAGTCAAATCATAATTGTAATTCTCCCCTTCGTAATTAGGGGGTTTGGGGATGAGGGCGCAGGCGCAGTCTGCGAGGCCTAGAATCAAGGGGAGCACTCGAAAGAGGAGCATCTTGAACGCCTATCGATGGTGGGTTGGTTAACAAACATGAAGGGGGAGAAAAGATCGAAGGTGCACGAGGAGATATTCAAGACGGATGGTAAGGACAGATTTTATTTCGAGGTTGTAAATGTAAAGTGTGTTTGGTCGTGGTCACGCTTCTTTTATAACCGCTGAGTACCATCTATTTTGAGTTGAGAAGCCTCGAGAAATCGGTCCTTCCCTTCAGCCGGTCATGAGTGGGAATACCCTCAATGATGCGAGCTTGACATAGAATCGTTACAGAAAGAATAATCATAGGTGAATATATGAGCGAAGTGCTCttctaaatttatatatgattaattaatttcatTTGTCCAACCCCTGAAACGATCATATATCTATCACCGATTCTGGTAAAGAAGCAGTTCACTATTTTCACATAAGTGGCACTTCCTCTCTCCAATTGTCCATTATTTGGGGTTTCGGAGCGAGCCTTGTCTTGTCAGGAACGGCCAGTTTTGTACTGCCCGTTACGTATGAACCTGAGGTGGCTTCGCTACAAGTACCGACGTGAATGATGGTAGACTTTCGGTTCAGCAATGTGATCACTTGACAGGGCTCAACCCTCCAAGACCTCGGCCAGTAAAGTTATGGCACGGTCATCTGTGTTTACAATGACTGTTGAGACATGCGTACCCTCTGTAGTCTCCATGGGTTTGAAACGACCATATTCGGGGAGCATTGTTTTGGGAATTCCATACCCATGACGGCAGGCTGGAATAGGAGATGCCTATAGCCGGGCCCGGCTGGATCAGGCCAAAAGAAGCAGCCCAGCAAGTGGTGGATAGAAATGCCGTTAAAACCACTGTCACGTCCAGGTTTTAAAACCGACGAAAGGAGCTGCGTCATCAGCCGCTCTCCCGTAGCCTTGCCAatgcagcagcaacaccTCCATCAAGTTGGTCGTCCTTGTCTGCCTGGCTCGCTCGCTTAGCCTCATCCGCCTGAGCTGTCTTCTTAGACGCCTCAATAGCAGCCGCAAGcatcgcctcctcctcatcttcattgTCTGTGTTATCCATAAACTGGAATTGCTTTGCTGCTGGCTCCGCCGGAGTCGGCGCGTCCTTTGCTGTTGACGGTCCGGCTGAAGACATTTCTCGTAGAGGCACACGTGAAAGCGGAACGGCCTGATCTAGCTTGGAGGAGCGCTGTGTAGCTTTCGCACCCCTTTTAGCTGCCTTCTTGACTCTGAAGGGATCTCCGACTGCTGACATCCACCTCTTGACCTTGATACCGCCCCAGCCGTTGAGCATGCCGAGCTGCTCGGCATCCGCGTTGACGGCGTTCTTCAGACTGCCAAAGTTGCTCACGAGGGCGACCGCATCAGATTTGTTCAGACTCCTCGGGACGGTGACAAACTCGACGAGCTTTTCGCCATAGCTGGAGGGTTGCTGACCACGGATGGCGCCAAAGGAGGCGTTCTCGTAGCTCTTGTATAGTTCGAGGTAGCGTGCTGCCTCGGCGGCGGACCAGCATAGAATAAGGGTGACGTTGTTGACGAGAGATGTCTTGGAGAGCTCCTTTAGTGATGCTTCGTGGTTTGGAATGTCGACCATGGTGAGGAGGACGCGGAGGTTGTATTTGCCCTGGAGGTTGCGGATTCGGGTGTAGATGTACTCGGGATGGAGGCGATGATATTTGAGACTGTCGCGCAATGACCTGTTAGAATGATCCCATTCGCAAATGATCAACGACTTACCTCAGAAATAGAGCACAAGTACCCAACCCCAAGACAAAGTCGGCCGGGATATCGCTGTACTCCCACGGCATCGACCGAATGCTGGTCAAGACGGGATTCCCCCTTTGGCGCGGAGACACGAGGATGGTCGAGCCGGACTGCTTCTGCGGTAGAGCCTGCGGTGTAGGCTGGACGACCTTTCCAGCACCTGAAGCAGACGGGGGCGCCTTGTCGAGGCGTTGCGGCGTGGGCTGCTGGATCTTGCTCGGCGTGGGTTGCTGGATGGGCCTGCGCGGGATGGGAGTTGGATCTGCGGCGGCCATGGCAGCCAGAAGCTCCTCGTCTGCTCCGTAGTCGTCGTCCATGGCTATCGGCCCTCTACAGTTTTTGCGACAAGGCCGATGAGCTGGTGATGCCTTGTATTCGCGCTTGAGGTGGCTTGTTGACTCTACGAAATTCACGGAGTTGAAgggtcgaggttgagctAGAGTGGGGCATCCAGGATGACCATTAAACAAGAGACAAGGCATGTGTTACAAGATATACAACCAAAACAGGTACTCTAGATATTATTCATAAATCATATTTGACCATCATCATAATCTGTAGTAATCCTATAAACATACACATCAAGTAGGATACTCAACCCGCCTTCATCAACACGCGCAACCAACCGTTCACCAACAACACCTCTACGTCATGGCAAAACGAGACATGGGTCAACAAACAAGGGGACCATGATAAGATCAAGGCGAAGAAAAAACATCAGATCTAGACCCGCCCCAAGGCTTTCAAGCATCAAAGCGCGGCCCAAACCATGCAGGGTCACATTCATCTGCAGTTAAAGCCCTCATCTACATGGAACGACCATCGTTCTTTTTTTCGACATCGGATGCAGCCGATCTTTTTGAGACTGGATGATCACGATAGCCCTATTTTTATCCCTCATTCTTTGTGTCTTCATCGTCCGATAAATCGAAGGATGTGGCAGTGCCCAGCGTCCTCTTCTCCACCGTGACAGCACCACTGATCTCGAGGACAGGACGATACGATCGGCAGATGCGTGTAAATGTCAAATATCAAATTGCTCGAGAAAGAAATTCCCTCTAGGTATCTAAACTAGGTATCCAGTATCCAATCCGATCCGATCCCATATGCAGCCGTTTCCGTCCAGACCGCTTCATGTTCCCCCGCCAGTTCCCAACCCATTGACCACACCCAAAACACAGAAACGCCAACCCCGTCTTTCCAAAATACGCCAAGCACGTTAATCCATCAAGGCACCGCATCACATGAGCCCATGTCTCAAGACCTaatccacctcctcctctagCCCTGCATACTCTTGCGGGTTCGGCAGTGTCCCGCCCGTCAGTGAGGAATGGATCGAGTACAGAGCAGCCAACCAACAGTCAAACATGGCCCCGACCTTCTCGCACCGTCCGTTCGGTGATTCGATTCTCGTGACCTGATCTCGTAGCCTCTCGTACGCTTCGATCATGACCCAGACCTGCAGCGCTGCCGTGTCGCGGCCATTGTGCTGCGGCCGACCTGCGACAACGGAGGAGAGCTCTCTGGTGAGCAGATCGAGAGCGATCTGCAGGCTGACATTCTCCTGGAATGAGTGACCCGAGGGGGTTGCTGATCGGTACTGGGGAGTCTGGTCGGGAGAAGGCGGGGGAGAGAACGAGTAAGGCTTGAAGTAAATAGTATCCCCCTCAAATGCCGCCAGGTTGGTGTCTCGAGTGGCAGCAGATGGAGTCCGTAGTTTCGACTGGCGAAGGGGGGCTATCGGAGCAGGCGAGTTGGTGCGTGAAGATGACGGGCTTAATCTCCACGGATCGCTGCGAGGTACCCGAAGAGTATCGTGCGGCACTAGACCGGGCTCTTCAAAGTGATGGTCGAATGAGTGGTTGTCGAATGAAGAGTTCCCAAATGAATGCTCGGAGTAGCCGTCCCTCGATTCAAGGAGCTCCCGATACTGATCAGCGATGAGGTCGACACTCGTTGTCTTTTCCGGCACATCCAATCCCTTCCGTGCCAGGGCGT from Fusarium falciforme chromosome 2, complete sequence includes these protein-coding regions:
- a CDS encoding Alpha-1,2-Mannosidase; this encodes MLLFRVLPLILGLADCACALIPKPPNYEGENYNYDLTYQPPLKILEEPQYRDDSEKTDAIAEAFRHSWRGYYTYAFPKDTLNPLSGTFENDLSGFGSTAIESLTTAIIMGEETIMDRIMWFIGSATFTVTKLVADEVNVYEATIRLIGSMVSAYDLLNGPYRGYASTKSSLNALLDQAVLLTDVLKVAFGSDTRIPAGGVLLTPMIQRSGRLETTLGAAGGMGVELDGIHHRSGLKKLWKNFVNGFKALIGQPILHDKVIPGLFPDMVNTKQGGFFSKQGGYTKNTAPFYHGMIKLRNMDSRRYNRTAELWVESVEDIMKHLTSHPMNHRNLTFLAGFQDAQHIPRAELTSCSAGAMFILGGATLRRQRYIDFGLRIAETCWTVASSMPSGLPPRAFKWIDAELTAGTRRNPLPPVHFEAFANETGFWPTQRSYTLDSDLFETMYYAYRMTGDIKWQDRAWDMFVSINSTCHVSNGFVGINDVTVKDGYDLEGAPVQDKDQWINKMEGEWMSRTLKYLYLMFAPNGPWQLQWDGDGAFVFSHGGHLIQKPLWRSLDAFGHRRHPWLPDWDEVDPRVTGGYQGTEHEG